A genome region from Populus alba chromosome 3, ASM523922v2, whole genome shotgun sequence includes the following:
- the LOC118028551 gene encoding pentatricopeptide repeat-containing protein At4g22760, translating to MLAAKLTTILNNYLTANQAKQTHACIIINGFNNLEPLLVRQILQSAGNNSRRISQYVHSILYHLPHPDSFSWGLAIRYFSQQGQFKEALYLYVQMQRQGLCPSTFAVSSALRAYARTTYKMGGMSIHAESYKYGFSNCVYVQTALVDLYSKLGDMNTAQKVFDELAEKNVVSWNSILSGHLKSGNLLEAQRVFDQISKKDVISWNSMISGYAKIGDMDRACVLFQQMPEKNCSSWNALISGYINCGDIKFAWRFFDAMPERNSVSWITMIAGYSKCGDVDSASKLFDQIAKKDLLTFNAMISCFAQNSQPRKALRLFSEMLKAYANIQPDQMTLASVVSACSQLGDLRFASWIESYVNDLGTEIDDQLVTALLDLYAKCGSVDKAYELFHGLNKKDVVAYSAMISGCGINGKVADAIKLFDMMVDAQIHPNLATFTGLLTACNHAGLVEEGYRLFSSMKDHGLVPSIDHYAIMVDLLGRAGRLQDAYELIKSMPMQPHSGVWGALLLACTVHNNVELGEIAAQHCFDLETNATAYYSLLANIYSSAGRWDDVGRLRKLWKEKKLAKLSGCSWTEST from the coding sequence ATGCTGGCTGCCAAACTGACAACGATATTGAACAATTATCTGACTGCCAATCAGGCAAAACAAACTCATGCATGCATCATCATTAATGGTTTTAATAACCTGGAGCCTCTCTTGGTTCGTCAAATCCTCCAGTCTGCTGGCAATAACTCTAGAAGAATTTCTCAATATGTCCATAGCATCCTTTACCATTTGCCACATCCAGATTCATTCTCATGGGGTTTGGCAATTAGATATTTCTCTCAGCAAGGCCAATTCAAGGAAGCCTTGTATCTTTATGTTCAGATGCAGAGACAAGGATTGTGTCCAAGCACATTTGCTGTATCTTCTGCTTTAAGGGCATATGCTAGGACCACATACAAGATGGGTGGAATGTCAATCCATGCTGAGAGTTATAAATATGGGTTCTCTAATTGTGTTTATGTTCAAACAGCACTTGTGGATTTATATTCAAAACTGGGTGATATGAACACCGCGCAGAAGGTTTTTGATGAGCTGGCAGAGAAAAATGTGGTTTCATGGAATTCAATTTTATCTGGGCATCTGAAATCTGGGAATTTACTGGAGGCTCAGAGGGTGTTCGACCAGATTTCAAAGAAAGATGTCATATCTTGGAATTCAATGATATCAGGGTATGCGAAAATAGGGGACATGGACCGCGCATGTGTTCTGTTTCAACAGATGCCAGAGAAAAACTGTTCTTCTTGGAATGCATTGATTAGTGGATACATCAATTGTGGGGACATAAAATTTGCTTGGAGATTTTTTGACGCAATGCCCGAAAGAAATAGTGTTTCTTGGATCACAATGATTGCTGGGTACTCAAAATGCGGAGATGTTGACTCTGCTAGCAAACTGTTTGATCAGATAGCTAAGAAAGATCTGCTCACATTTAATGCCATGATATCTTGCTTTGCTCAGAATAGCCAACCGAGGAAGGCCCTCCGGTTGTTTAGTGAGATGCTTAAGGCTTATGCAAATATTCAGCCAGATCAGATGACTTTGGCAAGTGTTGTATCAGCTTGTTCACAATTGGGAGACTTGAGATTTGCATCATGGATTGAGTCATACGTAAATGATCTTGGAACAGAGATTGATGACCAGTTGGTTACTGCTTTACTTGACCTCTATGCAAAGTGTGGGAGTGTTGACAAGGCATACGAGCTATTTCATGGCTTAAACAAGAAGGATGTGGTTGCTTATAGTGCTATGATCTCAGGATGTGGCATAAATGGCAAGGTTGCTGATGCTATCAAGTTGTTTGACATGATGGTGGATGCCCAAATCCATCCAAATTTAGCCACCTTTACAGGGCTCTTAACTGCATGTAACCATGCTGGACTGGTCGAAGAGGGCTACCGATTATTTAGTTCCATGAAGGACCATGGCCTTGTACCTTCAATTGATCATTATGCAATCATGGTCGATCTTTTAGGGAGAGCTGGAAGATTACAAGATGCATATGAGCTGATAAAGAGCATGCCAATGCAACCTCATTCTGGGGTTTGGGGGGCATTGCTGCTTGCATGCACCGTTCATAACAATGTGGAGCTAGGAGAGATTGCAGCTCagcattgttttgatttggagACTAATGCAACTGCTTATTATTCTCTTCTCGCCAACATTTATTCCTCTGCTGGAAGGTGGGATGATGTCGGGAGATTGAGAAAGTTGtggaaagagaagaaattggCCAAGTTATCAGGGTGTAGTTGGACAGAATCAACTTGA
- the LOC118028777 gene encoding uncharacterized protein At4g22758 isoform X1 translates to MPESHVRRRVPAKGGRKTRPPHPSPSPSARTPPPRRSVKPSKPIKILKRCSSEPMMAWGSGTEDSIDQQKQRSSFLFYESDGGRSILFRPHTCTDVFLSSPSLIMPPNFSPRSSFDQGYKKDAKVVVNVTVEGSPGPVRTMVKLGSSVDDTIKLVVDKYSEEGRTPKLDEDAAVTYELHHSYFSLQSLDKSDLIGDVGSRSFYLRRSSSNRSFNGGSTSSIADTVSGGANLPPTPIQGPPFLLTEFLACKWGKIVRRARKLWRVLVCWK, encoded by the exons ATGCCAGAGAGTCATGTCAGGCGGAGAGTTCCGGCGAAAGGTGGTCGGAAGACCAGGCCACCACACCCATCTCCTTCTCCAAGTGCACGAACACCACCACCACGGCGATCGGTGAAGCCCTCCAAACCCATAAAGATTTTGAAACGATGCTCCTCAGAGCCCATGATGGCGTGGGGGAGCGGTACTGAAGATAGTATTGATCAGCAGAAACAGAGGAGTAGTTTCTTATTCTATGAGAGTGATGGTGGCAGGAGTATTTTATTTAGGCCTCATACTTGTACGGATGTTTTTTTATCCTCTCCTTCTCTGATCATGCCTCCAAATTTCTCTCCTCGCTCCAGTTTTGATCAG GGATACAAGAAGGATGCAAAAGTGGTGGTTAATGTAACAGTTGAAGGGAGTCCAGGGCCAGTTAGGACCATGGTTAAACTGGGATCCAGTGTAGACGACACGATTAAGCTTGTGGTGGACAAATACAGTGAAGAGGGGCGAACCCCAAAACTTGATGAGGACGCAGCAGTAACATACGAATTGCATCACTCCTATTTCAGCCTTCAAA GTTTAGATAAATCAGATTTAATTGGGGATGTTGGTAGCAGAAGCTTCTATCTcagaagaagcagcagcaatCGTAGTTTTAATGGAGGCTCAACTTCTTCCATTGCAGACACTGTTTCTGGAGGAGCCAACTTACCACCAACACCAATACAAGGTCCTCCATTCTTACTGACAGAATTCCTTGCTTGCAAATGGGGTAAAATTGTGAGAAGAGCGCGTAAGCTTTGGCGGGTCTTGGTTTGCTGGAAATGA
- the LOC118028777 gene encoding uncharacterized protein At4g22758 isoform X2 codes for MPESHVRRRVPAKGGRKTRPPHPSPSPSARTPPPRRSVKPSKPIKILKRCSSEPMMAWGSGTEDSIDQQKQRSSFLFYESDGGRSILFRPHTCTDVFLSSPSLIMPPNFSPRSSFDQGYKKDAKVVVNVTVEGSPGPVRTMVKLGSSVDDTIKLVVDKYSEEGRTPKLDEDAAVTYELHHSYFSLQRFK; via the exons ATGCCAGAGAGTCATGTCAGGCGGAGAGTTCCGGCGAAAGGTGGTCGGAAGACCAGGCCACCACACCCATCTCCTTCTCCAAGTGCACGAACACCACCACCACGGCGATCGGTGAAGCCCTCCAAACCCATAAAGATTTTGAAACGATGCTCCTCAGAGCCCATGATGGCGTGGGGGAGCGGTACTGAAGATAGTATTGATCAGCAGAAACAGAGGAGTAGTTTCTTATTCTATGAGAGTGATGGTGGCAGGAGTATTTTATTTAGGCCTCATACTTGTACGGATGTTTTTTTATCCTCTCCTTCTCTGATCATGCCTCCAAATTTCTCTCCTCGCTCCAGTTTTGATCAG GGATACAAGAAGGATGCAAAAGTGGTGGTTAATGTAACAGTTGAAGGGAGTCCAGGGCCAGTTAGGACCATGGTTAAACTGGGATCCAGTGTAGACGACACGATTAAGCTTGTGGTGGACAAATACAGTGAAGAGGGGCGAACCCCAAAACTTGATGAGGACGCAGCAGTAACATACGAATTGCATCACTCCTATTTCAGCCTTCAAA GATTTAAGTGA
- the LOC118028742 gene encoding protein cornichon homolog 4 produces the protein MGDLFVWLISFFILISLIVIVIYQLMALADLEFDYINPYDSSSRINKVILPEYITEGVLCLFFLVTGHWCMSLLCVPYLYYNARLYTRRQHLIDVTEIFNMLNWEKKQRLFKLGYLIVLLFLSLFWMILTALEDSDYD, from the exons ATGGGAGATCTCTTTGTATGGTTGATATCCTTCTTCATCCTTATTTCCTTAATTGTTATCGTCATCTATCAG CTGATGGCCTTGGCGGACCTGGAGTTTGATTACATCAATCCTTACGATTCCTCATCTAGGATAAATAAAGTGATTTTGCCAGAGTATATAACAGAAGGGGTTTTGtgcttattttttcttgttacagGGCACTGGTGTATGTCACTTTTGTGTGTTCCATACCTTTATTACAATGCGAGGCT tTACACACGAAGACAGCATCTGATAGATGTGACCGAGATATTCAACATGCTCAATTGGGAAAAGAAACAACGACTTTTCAAACTAGGCTATCTCATTGTTCTCCTGTTTCTTTCGCTTTTCTG GATGATTTTGACCGCCTTGGAAGACAGTGATTATGATTAG